The proteins below are encoded in one region of Paenisporosarcina cavernae:
- the recR gene encoding recombination mediator RecR, whose protein sequence is MHYPEPIAKLIDSFMKLPGIGPKTAARLAFFVLSMKEDTVLSFAKALVDAKRNLHYCSICGHITDVDPCQICSDHSRDDSLICVVQDPKDVIAMEKMRDYRGKYHVLHGAISPMDGIGPEDINVPPLLKRLQDETVMELILATNPTIEGEATAMYISRLVKPSGIRTTRIAHGLPVGGDLEYADEVTLSKALEGRREL, encoded by the coding sequence ATGCACTATCCTGAACCAATTGCAAAACTGATTGATAGTTTTATGAAATTGCCAGGTATCGGGCCGAAAACAGCGGCTCGACTGGCGTTTTTTGTGTTATCGATGAAAGAAGACACCGTTCTTTCATTCGCCAAAGCATTAGTTGATGCGAAACGAAACTTGCACTACTGCTCTATTTGCGGTCATATAACGGATGTTGATCCGTGCCAAATATGTTCGGATCACAGCCGTGATGATTCTTTGATATGTGTCGTGCAAGATCCGAAAGACGTTATTGCGATGGAGAAAATGCGCGATTATCGCGGTAAATACCATGTGTTACATGGGGCAATTTCTCCAATGGACGGCATTGGGCCAGAGGATATTAATGTTCCGCCATTGTTAAAAAGACTCCAAGATGAAACAGTCATGGAGTTAATCCTTGCAACAAACCCAACCATTGAAGGGGAAGCAACCGCGATGTACATTTCTCGTTTAGTCAAGCCTTCTGGCATTCGCACTACTCGAATTGCGCACGGTCTTCCAGTTGGTGGAGATTTAGAGTATGCAGACGAAGTTACGTTATCAAAAGCGCTTGAAGGCAGAAGAGAGCTGTAA
- a CDS encoding YaaL family protein, whose amino-acid sequence MFFKKNKLKKEFDQKLISLMRSTNEEWHQSIRVEELLDDYDLDVMTERKMAESRHFFLFKEAKIRKISLK is encoded by the coding sequence ATGTTTTTCAAGAAGAATAAATTGAAAAAAGAATTCGATCAAAAGTTAATCTCCTTAATGCGTTCGACGAATGAGGAATGGCACCAATCGATCCGTGTGGAAGAACTTTTAGACGATTACGACTTAGACGTCATGACGGAGCGTAAGATGGCTGAAAGTAGACATTTCTTTCTATTTAAAGAAGCGAAAATTCGCAAGATCAGTTTGAAGTGA
- a CDS encoding YbaB/EbfC family nucleoid-associated protein — protein sequence MRGGMGNMQGMMKQMQKMQKQMAQAQEELAEQRFEGVAGGGVVKVTVSGHKQVLEVALDPSVVDPEDVEMLQDLIVIATNEAMKKAEDTANSTMGQFTKGLNLPGMF from the coding sequence ATGCGTGGTGGAATGGGAAATATGCAAGGTATGATGAAACAAATGCAAAAAATGCAAAAGCAAATGGCGCAAGCTCAAGAAGAACTTGCGGAACAACGCTTTGAAGGAGTAGCTGGTGGCGGAGTGGTGAAAGTAACTGTTTCAGGTCACAAGCAAGTATTAGAAGTAGCGTTAGATCCATCCGTAGTAGATCCAGAAGATGTAGAAATGCTACAAGATTTAATCGTTATCGCAACGAATGAAGCAATGAAAAAAGCAGAAGATACAGCGAACTCCACGATGGGACAATTCACGAAAGGATTGAACCTCCCTGGCATGTTCTAG
- the dnaX gene encoding DNA polymerase III subunit gamma/tau has product MAYQAFYRVYRPQTFEEMSGQVHVKQTLQNALLYQKTTHAYLFSGPRGTGKTSAAKIFAKALNCENRQGAEPCNECSSCVGIMDGSNTDVIEFDAASNSRVEEIRDIIERVHYAPSSSKYKVYIIDEVHMLSNSAFNALLKTLEEPPAHVIFILATTEPHKLPLTIISRCQRFDFKRISSAEIVDRMKTILMDSDIPYDETVLKVVAQAASGGMRDALSMLDQVVSFSSGQMSMEDALLVTGSIGQEVFFDISEALLQKEIGNVLTLVDQLVRDGKDPVRLTEDFITFFRDLLVIKTAPSLDELLELATAEEKFQQLAESFPAETLYSYIEILSHASQEMRYSNHAKVYLETAMLKMSQTASMESGKTTAVEVQPFLEKIQQLEKKFNLLEEQVRKGVPTGTVATPAASKPRQSRGNSRTKFNVPTGRIIEVLKTATKDDIQVVKSSWAHLLQSMPKSHSALLHEAEPVAASPTSFVLKFTYDIHCQMAADNQSFTSSFGELSQQHLGKVYDVLFVPEEEWLKIREEFIRSKGKLSVNDLPSETEQAAEQLMDFLHEQEKEEDPLVTEAEKLFGKDFVEVHDD; this is encoded by the coding sequence TTGGCATATCAAGCTTTTTATCGTGTTTATCGGCCGCAGACGTTTGAAGAGATGTCGGGTCAAGTACATGTGAAACAGACATTGCAAAATGCTCTCCTTTATCAAAAAACAACCCATGCATATTTGTTTTCTGGACCACGAGGGACTGGAAAAACAAGTGCAGCGAAAATATTTGCGAAAGCATTGAATTGTGAAAATCGTCAAGGCGCTGAGCCGTGTAATGAATGCTCGTCCTGTGTTGGGATTATGGATGGATCGAATACCGATGTCATTGAATTCGATGCTGCCTCTAATTCTCGTGTGGAAGAAATTCGGGACATTATAGAACGTGTGCATTACGCGCCTTCTAGCTCTAAATATAAAGTGTATATCATTGATGAAGTGCATATGTTATCCAATAGTGCATTTAATGCCCTATTGAAAACGTTAGAAGAACCTCCAGCGCACGTGATCTTCATTTTAGCAACGACCGAACCACATAAATTACCTTTGACGATTATCTCGCGCTGTCAACGGTTTGATTTTAAGCGCATTTCGTCTGCGGAAATTGTCGATCGTATGAAAACTATTTTGATGGATTCAGACATTCCGTATGATGAAACTGTTTTGAAAGTAGTTGCACAAGCTGCCTCTGGTGGAATGCGAGATGCTCTAAGTATGCTCGATCAAGTAGTGTCGTTTAGTTCGGGTCAAATGTCGATGGAAGATGCATTGTTAGTGACAGGTTCTATTGGGCAGGAAGTCTTTTTTGATATCTCGGAGGCTTTATTGCAAAAAGAAATAGGCAATGTTTTGACACTCGTGGATCAGTTAGTGAGAGACGGTAAAGATCCGGTTCGACTAACAGAAGATTTCATCACTTTCTTTCGAGATTTGTTGGTAATCAAAACTGCTCCTTCCTTAGATGAATTATTAGAACTCGCGACAGCAGAAGAAAAGTTCCAGCAACTTGCGGAAAGCTTTCCAGCAGAAACCCTCTATTCGTATATCGAGATTCTGTCACATGCTAGTCAAGAAATGCGATACTCGAACCATGCGAAAGTGTATTTAGAGACGGCTATGTTGAAAATGTCGCAAACCGCAAGTATGGAAAGTGGAAAAACAACCGCTGTAGAAGTTCAGCCATTTCTTGAAAAGATTCAACAGCTTGAAAAGAAATTTAATTTACTAGAAGAACAAGTGCGAAAGGGTGTGCCAACTGGAACGGTTGCTACGCCTGCTGCTTCAAAACCTCGACAATCACGCGGGAATTCACGAACGAAGTTTAATGTACCAACTGGACGCATCATAGAGGTTTTAAAGACCGCAACAAAAGATGATATTCAAGTCGTCAAAAGTAGTTGGGCTCACTTACTACAAAGTATGCCTAAATCTCACTCTGCACTTTTACATGAAGCAGAGCCAGTAGCGGCATCTCCGACTAGTTTTGTGTTAAAATTCACCTATGACATACACTGTCAGATGGCAGCGGACAATCAATCATTTACAAGCAGCTTTGGTGAATTAAGCCAGCAACATTTAGGGAAAGTGTACGATGTACTCTTTGTCCCGGAAGAAGAGTGGCTAAAAATACGGGAAGAATTTATCCGTAGTAAAGGGAAGCTTTCCGTTAATGATTTACCTAGTGAAACTGAACAAGCTGCAGAGCAATTGATGGACTTTCTTCACGAACAAGAGAAGGAAGAAGACCCGCTTGTTACAGAAGCAGAAAAACTATTTGGAAAAGATTTCGTCGAAGTACACGACGACTAA
- a CDS encoding deoxynucleoside kinase gives MNLREKYGIPQNAVITIAGTVGVGKSTMTKALAEALEFRTSFEKVDANPYLDRFYDDFKKWSFHLQIYFLAERFKEQKRIFEYGGGFIQDRSIYEDTGIFAKMHMEKGTMEATDYETYTSLFDAMVMTPYFPHPDLLIYLDGSIEDILSRIQLRGRPMEQSTPVEYWYEMHERYENWINNFNACPVLRLDIKEYDLMKNPETVEPIIEKIGSFLTQTAVLRK, from the coding sequence ATGAATTTACGAGAAAAATACGGCATTCCACAAAATGCTGTCATCACCATCGCAGGTACAGTTGGTGTAGGAAAATCGACCATGACAAAAGCATTAGCAGAGGCGTTAGAATTTCGCACATCCTTTGAAAAAGTGGATGCGAATCCATATTTAGATCGTTTCTACGATGATTTCAAAAAATGGAGCTTCCATTTACAGATATATTTCTTAGCGGAACGTTTTAAGGAACAAAAGCGTATTTTTGAATATGGTGGGGGATTCATTCAAGACCGTTCGATTTATGAAGATACCGGTATTTTTGCAAAAATGCATATGGAAAAAGGTACGATGGAAGCGACAGATTATGAGACGTATACGAGCTTATTTGATGCGATGGTGATGACGCCATACTTCCCTCATCCTGACTTACTTATTTACCTAGACGGTTCCATTGAGGATATCTTATCGCGCATTCAACTTCGTGGTCGTCCAATGGAACAATCGACACCAGTGGAATATTGGTATGAAATGCATGAGCGATATGAAAACTGGATCAATAATTTTAATGCATGCCCAGTGTTACGTTTAGATATTAAAGAATATGATTTGATGAAAAATCCGGAAACAGTGGAACCAATTATCGAAAAAATTGGCTCATTTTTAACTCAAACGGCTGTTTTACGTAAATAA